A stretch of Egibacteraceae bacterium DNA encodes these proteins:
- a CDS encoding ABC transporter ATP-binding protein, which yields MPRMDRHGMGPLGMGSARLGGGRGMVPGTRLVREGAQLPPGGKLPQGLVGRVWREFARPYRRRLSMLIVAIVGASALTVVPALVFRGIVNVISAPGPAAVRDLNLLALVAVGLALVAAAFSLWQRYLVAWIGEHLVLDLRRRLFDHVQRMPLAFFTRTQTGALISRLDNDVQGAQRALTGTFGTLTANVVQVVTAVGVMLALEWRLTLLVLSVLPLFVMLAKAVGRRLQGLTREQMTLNADLNSLMSERLNVAGALLVKLFGDARRESAGFAQTARGVADVGVRSAVVSRLFYVTLTLMGAIGTAVVYWLGGHLVIGGGMQPGDVVGFALLVGQAYGPLSALSNAPVEVLTALVSFDRVFEILDVRQPIADAPDAVDLSDAAGEVAFDDVTFAYPSAADSSIASLERGFGDLLDARPGAPVLRGVSFRTRPGETVALVGHSGAGKTTVCNLVPRLYDVTTGAVRIDGHDVRDLTMASLARAVGVVSQDPHLFHDTIRTNLRYARADASDAAIEAACRAAHIHDVIAALPDGYDTLVGERGYRLSGGEKQRLAIARVLLKDPAIVILDEATAHLDSESEAAVQQALATALRGRTSLVIAHRLSTIVGADEILVLDGGRVVQRGTHAELLHDRGPYRDLYRTQFARTA from the coding sequence ATGCCCCGGATGGACCGCCACGGGATGGGCCCGCTCGGCATGGGCTCCGCCCGCCTGGGGGGCGGCCGCGGCATGGTACCGGGCACGCGGCTCGTGCGGGAGGGGGCGCAGCTGCCGCCCGGCGGCAAGCTGCCGCAGGGGCTCGTCGGCCGGGTGTGGCGGGAGTTTGCCCGCCCCTACCGCCGTCGGCTCAGCATGCTCATCGTCGCCATCGTCGGCGCCTCGGCCCTCACCGTCGTTCCCGCGCTCGTCTTCCGGGGAATCGTCAACGTCATCTCCGCTCCCGGGCCGGCCGCCGTCCGCGACCTGAACCTCCTCGCCCTCGTCGCGGTCGGCCTCGCCCTCGTCGCGGCGGCGTTCAGCCTGTGGCAGCGCTACCTCGTGGCGTGGATCGGCGAGCACCTCGTGCTCGACCTGCGCCGCCGTCTGTTCGACCACGTCCAGCGCATGCCGCTCGCGTTCTTCACGCGCACGCAGACCGGCGCGCTCATCAGCAGGCTCGACAACGACGTCCAGGGAGCCCAGCGGGCGCTGACGGGCACGTTCGGCACGCTCACCGCGAACGTCGTGCAGGTCGTCACCGCCGTCGGGGTCATGCTCGCGCTCGAGTGGCGGCTCACCCTCCTCGTGCTGTCGGTCCTGCCGCTGTTCGTCATGCTCGCGAAGGCCGTGGGGCGGCGCCTGCAGGGGCTCACACGTGAGCAGATGACCCTCAACGCCGACCTCAACAGCCTCATGTCGGAGCGCCTGAACGTCGCGGGGGCCCTGCTCGTCAAGCTCTTCGGTGACGCGCGCCGCGAGTCGGCCGGCTTCGCGCAGACCGCACGCGGCGTCGCCGACGTCGGGGTGCGCAGCGCCGTGGTCAGCCGCCTCTTCTACGTCACGCTCACGCTCATGGGCGCGATCGGCACCGCGGTCGTGTACTGGCTCGGGGGCCACCTCGTGATCGGTGGCGGGATGCAGCCCGGCGACGTCGTCGGGTTCGCGCTGCTCGTCGGGCAGGCGTACGGGCCCCTGTCCGCGCTGAGCAACGCCCCCGTCGAGGTGCTCACCGCCCTCGTGAGCTTCGACCGGGTCTTCGAGATCCTCGACGTGCGCCAGCCGATCGCCGACGCGCCCGACGCGGTCGACCTGTCCGACGCCGCCGGGGAGGTGGCCTTCGACGACGTCACCTTCGCCTATCCCTCGGCGGCCGACTCGTCGATCGCGTCGCTCGAGCGCGGGTTCGGCGACCTGCTCGACGCCCGGCCCGGGGCGCCGGTGCTGCGCGGCGTGTCGTTCAGGACCCGCCCCGGCGAGACGGTCGCGCTCGTCGGCCACTCCGGCGCCGGCAAGACGACCGTCTGCAACCTCGTCCCCCGCCTGTACGACGTGACCACCGGCGCCGTGCGCATCGACGGCCACGACGTGCGCGACCTCACGATGGCCTCCCTCGCCCGCGCCGTAGGCGTCGTGAGCCAGGACCCGCACCTGTTCCACGACACGATCCGGACCAACCTCCGCTACGCGCGTGCCGACGCCTCCGACGCGGCGATCGAGGCGGCCTGCCGGGCGGCCCACATCCACGACGTGATCGCGGCCCTTCCCGACGGTTACGACACCCTCGTCGGGGAGCGGGGCTACCGCCTGTCGGGAGGCGAGAAGCAGCGGCTGGCCATCGCCAGGGTGCTGCTGAAGGACCCGGCGATCGTCATCCTCGACGAGGCGACCGCGCACCTCGACAGCGAGTCCGAAGCCGCCGTGCAGCAGGCACTGGCGACGGCCCTTCGCGGCCGCACGTCCCTCGTCATCGCCCACCGCCTGTCCACCATCGTCGGGGCGGACGAGATCCTCGTCCTCGACGGCGGGCGGGTCGTCCAGCGGGGCACCCACGCCGAGCTGCTCCACGACCGGGGCCCCTACCGCGACCTCTACCGCACGCAGTTCGCCCGCACCGCCTGA
- a CDS encoding HDIG domain-containing protein has product MPALLGVSEFLQDTPIRVGEPSPRTVVAPDTIRVADPDATARAKREAAEAVAPVFLDDEDAKAAIVEQVSDVFARAAAAREAGGDERAPTRGEQIEALRDRLPMLDEEGLTLLVGLSDEQLARVAAESTQIAQQFARQSITEDSVTALADEELPTELVVRPFPDGVAEAVVDPVIRDALRPTVRLDESATAEARRQAANDVADVERSYLGGSVIVSAGEVVDSVQFAALQRRGLEGREPWGSLLRGLLLSTLLTVAVATYLRAYRPHVWRSGKRLLLLAVLAVMFAAALQGVVLTAPSSGWLYAVPAGAVTMLATILFDPPVGVLATVPLTALVAFTVPGEPGLAAFAAVAGLGSVPLVSRLSARGDLRRAAWQSTLGYTGLAGTFALIFSTPEGLPTAMAAGLLNGVMTAVILNGSLPFLESVFGVLTATSLLDLADRNHPLLRELEQKALGSYNHSIMVSTLVERAARRIGADSLLASVAALYHDIGKVARPYFFVENQYGIPNPHDGLDPAASAIIIQRHVTDGLEMARTYRLPAEVVEGIATHHGTTRVGYFYQQALNQASNGQEIDEQHFRYKGRKPSTKEMAILMLADCCEGASRAAALTNRNLSREDLADIVHNLVAERVDDGQLDEASLTFRELATVQDTFIETLVGVYHPRIAYPEPKGVGQAPAAGDDEAASDEAALADRAGTRTATEAALDDAATAER; this is encoded by the coding sequence GTGCCCGCCCTCCTCGGGGTCTCCGAGTTCCTCCAGGACACCCCGATCCGCGTCGGAGAGCCCTCCCCCCGGACGGTCGTCGCGCCGGACACCATCCGGGTGGCCGACCCCGATGCGACCGCGCGCGCGAAGCGGGAGGCCGCTGAGGCGGTGGCGCCGGTCTTCCTCGACGACGAGGACGCGAAGGCGGCCATCGTCGAGCAGGTCAGCGACGTGTTCGCTCGGGCGGCCGCGGCGCGGGAGGCCGGCGGGGACGAGCGGGCGCCGACCCGCGGGGAGCAGATCGAGGCTCTGCGCGACCGCCTGCCGATGCTCGACGAGGAGGGGCTGACCCTCCTCGTCGGCCTGTCCGACGAGCAGCTCGCCCGGGTGGCCGCAGAGTCGACGCAGATCGCCCAGCAGTTCGCCCGCCAGTCCATCACCGAGGACAGCGTCACAGCCCTCGCCGACGAGGAGCTGCCGACCGAGCTGGTCGTGCGGCCCTTCCCCGACGGGGTGGCGGAGGCGGTCGTCGACCCCGTCATCCGCGACGCGCTGCGGCCGACGGTGCGCCTCGACGAGAGCGCGACCGCCGAGGCCCGGCGGCAGGCCGCCAACGACGTGGCCGACGTCGAGCGGTCCTACCTCGGCGGCAGCGTGATCGTCAGCGCCGGCGAGGTCGTCGACTCCGTCCAGTTCGCCGCCCTCCAGCGCCGCGGGCTCGAGGGCCGCGAGCCGTGGGGCAGCCTCCTGCGGGGGCTGCTGCTGTCGACGCTCCTCACCGTCGCGGTCGCCACCTACCTGCGCGCCTACCGCCCGCACGTGTGGCGCTCCGGCAAGCGGCTGCTGCTGCTCGCGGTGCTCGCGGTGATGTTCGCCGCGGCGCTGCAGGGGGTGGTCCTCACCGCCCCGTCGTCGGGCTGGCTCTACGCGGTGCCGGCGGGGGCCGTCACGATGCTCGCGACGATCCTCTTCGATCCGCCGGTCGGCGTGCTCGCCACCGTCCCCCTCACCGCCCTCGTCGCCTTCACCGTCCCGGGGGAGCCGGGGCTTGCCGCGTTCGCGGCGGTTGCGGGCCTCGGCAGCGTGCCGCTCGTGTCGCGGTTGTCCGCCCGGGGGGACCTCCGGCGCGCGGCGTGGCAGTCGACGCTCGGCTACACGGGGCTCGCCGGCACGTTCGCGCTCATCTTCTCCACCCCCGAGGGCCTCCCGACGGCGATGGCCGCCGGCCTGCTCAACGGCGTCATGACCGCGGTCATCCTCAACGGCAGCCTGCCGTTCCTCGAGTCGGTCTTCGGTGTCCTCACGGCCACGAGCCTGCTCGACCTCGCCGACCGCAACCACCCGCTGCTGCGCGAGCTCGAGCAGAAGGCGCTCGGCAGCTACAACCACTCGATCATGGTGTCGACGCTCGTCGAGCGGGCGGCCCGGCGCATCGGCGCGGACAGCCTGCTCGCGAGCGTCGCGGCGCTCTACCACGACATCGGCAAGGTCGCGCGGCCCTACTTCTTCGTCGAGAACCAGTACGGCATCCCGAACCCCCACGACGGGCTCGACCCGGCGGCCTCCGCGATCATCATCCAGCGCCACGTCACCGACGGCCTGGAGATGGCGCGCACCTACCGCCTGCCCGCCGAGGTGGTCGAGGGCATCGCCACCCACCACGGCACGACTCGCGTCGGCTACTTCTATCAGCAGGCGCTCAACCAGGCCTCCAACGGCCAGGAGATCGACGAGCAGCACTTCCGCTACAAGGGGCGCAAGCCGTCGACGAAGGAGATGGCGATCCTCATGCTCGCCGACTGCTGTGAGGGTGCGAGCCGGGCGGCGGCGCTGACCAACCGCAACCTCAGCCGCGAGGACCTCGCCGACATCGTCCACAACCTCGTCGCCGAACGAGTCGACGACGGCCAGCTCGACGAGGCGTCCTTGACGTTCCGCGAGCTCGCCACCGTCCAGGACACGTTCATCGAGACGCTTGTGGGCGTCTACCACCCGCGCATCGCCTACCCGGAGCCGAAGGGGGTCGGACAGGCTCCGGCGGCTGGTGACGACGAGGCCGCGTCCGACGAGGCGGCGCTCGCCGACCGCGCCGGGACGCGCACCGCGACGGAGGCGGCGCTCGACGACGCTGCGACAGCCGAGCGCTGA
- a CDS encoding ABC-F family ATP-binding cassette domain-containing protein, translating into MLTLSGVAKAHGLRTLFRDVSLQVVPGRRIALVGANGVGKTTLLEIMSGDQRADAGQVTRARGAVVGYLPQDVAEAAGRPVLAEVLAAAGRGTGGGRPAEATALEQRMRVLEAQVARARREELDALLAEYGRAQERYEQLGGYGLEAEARRVLGGLGFADADLDRDVGELSGGWMMRVALARLLLAGPDVLLLDEPTNHLDLASVSWLESFLGAYQGAVVLTSHDRDFINTIANRVLEIAHATATEYVGNYADFVEARAQRMEQLQAAARNTDRKVAETERFIERFRYKASKARQVQSRVKQLERLERVEAPDDSPRALRFRFPPPSRSGRDVLRLEGVVKRYGDHTVYDGLDLVLERGRKVALVGPNGAGKSTLLKILAGVLPVEGGRRVPGHNVSVAYFAQHQVDALDPDSTVLAELSAAVDTAKVNPRSMLGAFLFSGDDVDKRVGVLSGGEKSRLALAKMLANPANLLCMDEPTNHLDIASRDVLEDALVAYPGTVVLITHDRHLIRSVADTIVEVAGGTARLYPGDYDYYVDKTGHDTPGQDGPAHAARGRDRSGAQASADEPAARGKPARRAAADKRAEAERRNRLYRETRELRERLTEVEEDLAAAEADVAELNRQLADPAVYDDSTRVTALIAAHDDAKERAATLTAEWERAYLAVEEATARVSSV; encoded by the coding sequence ATGCTCACCTTGTCCGGTGTCGCGAAGGCGCACGGGTTGCGAACCCTGTTCCGCGACGTCTCGCTGCAGGTCGTCCCCGGCCGGAGGATCGCGCTCGTCGGCGCGAACGGCGTGGGCAAGACCACCCTGCTCGAGATCATGTCGGGGGACCAGCGCGCGGACGCGGGACAGGTCACGCGCGCCAGGGGGGCCGTGGTCGGCTACCTGCCCCAGGACGTCGCCGAGGCGGCCGGCCGGCCGGTGCTCGCGGAGGTCCTCGCCGCGGCCGGGCGGGGGACGGGCGGAGGGCGGCCGGCGGAGGCGACCGCCCTCGAGCAGCGCATGCGCGTGCTCGAGGCGCAGGTCGCCCGCGCTCGGCGCGAGGAGCTGGACGCGCTGCTCGCCGAGTACGGGCGGGCCCAGGAACGCTACGAGCAGCTCGGCGGCTACGGGCTCGAGGCGGAGGCGCGCCGGGTGCTCGGCGGCCTCGGCTTCGCCGACGCCGACCTCGACCGCGACGTCGGCGAGCTGTCGGGGGGCTGGATGATGCGCGTCGCCCTCGCCCGGCTGCTGCTCGCGGGCCCCGACGTCCTCCTGCTCGACGAGCCGACCAACCACCTCGACCTCGCGAGCGTGTCGTGGCTGGAGTCCTTCCTCGGCGCCTATCAGGGCGCGGTCGTGCTCACGAGCCACGACCGGGACTTCATCAACACGATCGCGAACCGAGTCCTCGAGATCGCCCATGCGACCGCCACCGAGTACGTCGGCAACTACGCCGACTTCGTCGAGGCGCGGGCGCAGCGCATGGAGCAGCTGCAGGCGGCCGCGCGCAACACCGATCGCAAGGTCGCCGAGACCGAGCGGTTCATCGAGCGCTTCCGCTACAAGGCCTCGAAGGCCCGGCAGGTGCAGAGCCGGGTGAAGCAGCTGGAGCGCCTGGAACGGGTGGAGGCCCCCGACGACAGCCCCCGCGCCCTGCGCTTCCGTTTCCCGCCGCCGTCCCGCTCGGGGCGCGACGTCCTCCGCCTGGAGGGCGTGGTCAAGCGCTACGGCGACCACACCGTCTACGACGGGCTCGACCTCGTTCTCGAGCGGGGGCGCAAGGTCGCGCTCGTCGGGCCGAACGGGGCCGGCAAGTCGACGCTGCTGAAGATCCTCGCCGGCGTGCTGCCCGTCGAGGGCGGCCGGCGGGTGCCGGGCCACAACGTGTCGGTGGCCTACTTCGCCCAGCACCAGGTGGACGCGCTCGATCCCGACAGCACCGTGCTCGCCGAGCTGTCCGCCGCGGTCGACACCGCGAAGGTCAACCCCCGCAGCATGCTCGGCGCCTTCCTGTTCTCAGGCGACGACGTCGACAAGCGCGTCGGGGTGCTCTCCGGAGGCGAGAAGTCGCGCCTGGCTCTCGCGAAGATGCTCGCGAACCCCGCGAACCTGCTCTGCATGGACGAGCCGACCAACCATCTCGACATCGCCAGCCGCGACGTGCTCGAGGATGCGCTCGTCGCCTATCCCGGCACGGTCGTGCTCATCACGCACGACCGCCACCTCATCCGCTCGGTGGCCGACACCATCGTCGAGGTCGCGGGGGGCACGGCGCGGCTGTACCCCGGCGACTACGACTACTACGTCGACAAGACCGGTCACGACACCCCCGGGCAGGACGGGCCGGCCCACGCCGCGCGGGGCCGCGACCGGTCCGGCGCGCAGGCCTCCGCCGACGAGCCCGCCGCCCGGGGGAAGCCGGCGCGCAGGGCCGCGGCGGACAAGCGTGCCGAGGCGGAGCGCCGCAACCGGCTCTACCGTGAGACGAGGGAGCTGCGCGAGCGCCTCACGGAGGTGGAGGAGGACCTGGCCGCCGCGGAGGCGGACGTGGCCGAGCTGAACCGCCAGCTCGCGGACCCGGCGGTGTACGACGACAGCACGCGCGTCACCGCGCTCATCGCCGCGCACGACGACGCGAAGGAGCGTGCGGCGACCCTCACCGCCGAGTGGGAGCGGGCCTACCTCGCCGTGGAGGAGGCGACGGCGCGGGTCAGCTCCGTGTGA
- a CDS encoding glutamate synthase-related protein, producing MTGLYDPRFERDACGIGFVADAGGSGSRAIVDAALAGLCGVRHRGAVAADAKTGDGAGLLLPLPGAFFAGAVGRGELDADRVGVAMCFLDGADDDDGDRARKQARTCVEDALGTEGLDLLGWRDVPVVPAALGDVARIGMPHIAQAVFSRPADLDVDRAERHAYLARKRAEADCRQAGVRAYFASFSFRTVTYKAMSAADQLADFYPDLRERGMSAWFAIFHQRYSTNTSPTWERAQPFRFLCHNGEINTVEGNVNLMRARVGRLGAAWPELGDEGEALLEPLIDASDSDSAKLDSVFELLVRGGRDLAHVMAMLVPQVWEGRRDLHPKVRDFYRYHAALVEPWDGPAGLVFTDGRRVAAALDRNGLRPLRYLVCDDGFVVASSEVGAVAMTGHGKVRRERLGPGQMLLVDPAAGGIVEEDAIKRRLAGRRPYGEWVRTHQREVLPGQPVVGAAPDLLVRQVCAGFTKEEQTTVFRPMATQGKEPISSMGDDTALAVLASRSRTVYHYLKQRFAQVTNPPIDHLREWQVMSLRTQLGPRHPILSEEPEAARVLALDGFVMYPQGLQDLILDPKIPFSVAGLDATFAVAEGPDGLAGRLRALGEEAVAQVRAGAVLLIASDRSADEERAPVPALLAVGAIHHRLVAEGLRTKASLICETDDARETHTFACLLGYGADVICPRLALETIAELVDAGRLGRDSGDAGEAQEAFRRAIEDGVLKIMSKMGISTLDSYRSAQIFEAIGLSADVVDTCLVGTPSKIGGIGLAELGQDVLERHAQAFSPAAKLDSPGFYKFKRGGDYHMTNPEVVDALHRTVGLEGDLAPLGADGETLKAAHLLSLATDQGRWELYQQFARLVNERPPATPRDLLEMVRADTPAPLDEVEAATSVVQRFFTGAMSLGALSPESHETLAIAMNLLGGSSNTGEGGEDPARYATRGTARDRNSKSKQVASGRFGVTPTYLAYADELQIKMAQGSKPGEGGQLPGHKVSDLIAKLRHTQPGVALISPPPHHDIYSIEDLAQLIYDLKQVNPFATVSVKLVSCAGVGTVAAGVVKGLADAVQIAGADGGTGASPLSSIKHAGLPWELGLAETQQTLVANGLRGRVRVQVDGGFKTGRDVLLAALLGADEYGFGTAALLAEGCIMARACHRDTCPVGVATQRTDLREKYRGTPEMVAAYLLFVAEEVRRGLAAMGLRSMEEAVGRVDLLRRRELDHEASRALSLDPSPLLVVPDGDVRSYATSLPLQAPRSALGDQVFDDAFESLWDGTLLNLKYDIGNADRTVGARLGGAVGLEFGEETKPPGSVSVRFSGQAGQSFGAFLSHGVEFVLTGEANDYVGKGMAGGRIVIRPPDDDAGNPVLLGNTVLYGATGGELFAAGRAGERFAVRNSGAWAVVEGVGEHACEYMTGGVVVILGPTGFNVGAGMTGGECYALDATSEILARVNGQLVEARRPDSVQLARLRELVSRHAERTGSVRAVALLDDWDRQSMAFWRVAPRGEMARVEMAHEGSVGAPA from the coding sequence ATGACCGGGCTGTACGACCCTCGCTTCGAGCGTGACGCGTGCGGCATCGGCTTCGTCGCCGACGCCGGAGGGTCCGGGTCACGCGCCATCGTCGACGCCGCGCTCGCGGGCCTCTGCGGCGTCCGCCACCGCGGGGCCGTCGCCGCCGACGCCAAGACCGGCGACGGCGCCGGTCTGCTCCTGCCGCTGCCCGGCGCGTTCTTCGCCGGAGCGGTCGGTCGCGGCGAGCTCGACGCCGACCGGGTCGGCGTCGCGATGTGCTTCCTCGACGGGGCGGACGACGACGACGGCGACCGGGCGCGCAAGCAGGCGCGCACGTGCGTCGAGGACGCGCTGGGGACCGAGGGGCTGGACCTGCTCGGGTGGCGTGACGTGCCCGTCGTTCCGGCCGCGCTCGGCGACGTCGCGCGCATCGGGATGCCCCACATCGCGCAGGCCGTCTTCAGCCGGCCCGCTGACCTCGACGTGGACCGCGCCGAGCGCCACGCCTACCTCGCCCGCAAGCGCGCCGAGGCCGACTGCCGGCAGGCCGGTGTCCGGGCCTACTTCGCCTCGTTCAGCTTCCGCACCGTGACCTACAAGGCGATGAGCGCCGCCGACCAGCTCGCTGACTTCTACCCCGACCTGCGCGAGCGGGGGATGAGCGCCTGGTTCGCGATCTTCCACCAGCGCTACTCGACGAACACCTCACCGACGTGGGAGCGGGCACAGCCGTTCCGTTTCCTCTGTCACAACGGCGAGATCAACACCGTCGAGGGCAACGTCAACCTCATGCGCGCACGGGTCGGCCGGCTCGGGGCGGCCTGGCCGGAGCTCGGCGACGAGGGCGAGGCGCTGCTCGAGCCGCTCATCGACGCCTCGGACTCCGACTCGGCCAAGCTCGACAGCGTCTTCGAGCTGCTCGTGCGCGGCGGCCGCGACCTCGCGCACGTCATGGCGATGCTCGTCCCGCAGGTGTGGGAGGGGCGGCGCGACCTGCACCCGAAGGTGCGGGACTTCTACCGTTACCACGCCGCGCTCGTCGAGCCCTGGGACGGCCCGGCCGGGCTGGTGTTCACCGACGGGCGCCGCGTCGCCGCGGCGCTCGACCGCAACGGGCTGCGGCCCCTGCGCTACCTCGTCTGCGACGACGGCTTCGTCGTCGCGAGCTCCGAGGTCGGCGCCGTCGCGATGACGGGTCACGGCAAGGTGCGCCGCGAACGCCTCGGCCCCGGCCAGATGCTGCTCGTCGACCCCGCCGCGGGGGGCATCGTCGAGGAGGACGCCATAAAGCGGCGCCTGGCCGGGCGCCGTCCCTACGGCGAGTGGGTCCGCACGCACCAGCGCGAGGTCCTCCCGGGCCAGCCGGTCGTCGGCGCCGCCCCCGACCTGCTCGTCCGCCAGGTCTGCGCGGGGTTCACCAAGGAGGAGCAGACCACGGTCTTCCGCCCCATGGCGACGCAGGGCAAGGAGCCGATCTCCTCGATGGGCGACGACACCGCCCTCGCGGTGCTCGCCTCCCGCTCGCGCACGGTCTACCACTACTTGAAGCAGCGCTTCGCCCAGGTGACGAACCCGCCGATCGACCACCTCCGTGAGTGGCAGGTCATGAGCCTGCGCACGCAGCTGGGCCCCCGCCACCCCATCCTCTCCGAGGAGCCGGAGGCCGCCCGCGTGCTCGCCCTCGACGGCTTCGTCATGTACCCCCAGGGCCTCCAGGACCTCATCCTCGACCCGAAGATCCCCTTCTCCGTCGCCGGCCTCGACGCGACCTTCGCCGTCGCCGAGGGGCCGGATGGCCTCGCGGGGCGGCTGCGAGCCCTCGGTGAGGAGGCCGTCGCGCAGGTGCGCGCCGGGGCGGTGCTGCTCATCGCCAGCGACCGCAGCGCCGATGAGGAGCGGGCCCCCGTGCCCGCCCTGCTGGCGGTGGGCGCGATCCACCACCGTCTCGTCGCCGAGGGGCTGCGCACGAAGGCGAGCCTGATCTGCGAGACCGACGACGCCCGCGAGACGCACACCTTCGCCTGCCTGCTCGGCTACGGGGCCGACGTGATCTGTCCCCGCCTCGCGCTCGAGACCATCGCCGAGCTCGTCGACGCCGGCCGTCTCGGTCGTGACAGCGGCGACGCCGGCGAGGCGCAGGAGGCGTTCCGCCGCGCCATCGAGGACGGGGTGCTGAAGATCATGTCGAAGATGGGCATCTCCACGCTCGACTCCTACCGGTCGGCGCAGATCTTCGAGGCCATCGGCCTGTCCGCCGACGTCGTGGACACCTGCCTCGTCGGCACGCCGTCGAAGATCGGGGGGATCGGCCTCGCCGAGCTCGGGCAGGACGTCCTCGAACGTCACGCTCAGGCCTTCTCGCCGGCCGCCAAGCTCGACAGCCCCGGCTTCTACAAGTTCAAGAGGGGTGGCGACTACCACATGACGAACCCCGAGGTCGTCGACGCCCTGCACCGCACCGTCGGTCTGGAGGGCGACCTCGCACCGCTCGGCGCCGACGGCGAGACGCTGAAGGCCGCCCACCTCCTCAGCCTCGCGACCGACCAGGGCCGCTGGGAGCTCTACCAGCAGTTCGCCCGCCTCGTGAACGAGCGGCCGCCGGCCACCCCCCGCGACCTGCTCGAGATGGTGCGCGCTGACACCCCCGCGCCGCTCGACGAGGTGGAAGCCGCCACCTCGGTCGTGCAGCGGTTCTTCACCGGGGCGATGTCGCTCGGGGCGCTCAGCCCGGAGTCGCACGAGACGCTCGCCATCGCGATGAACCTCCTCGGCGGGTCGTCGAACACCGGTGAGGGTGGCGAGGACCCCGCCCGCTACGCCACCCGGGGCACGGCACGGGACAGGAACTCGAAGTCGAAGCAGGTCGCGTCGGGACGGTTCGGCGTGACCCCCACCTACCTCGCCTACGCCGACGAGCTGCAGATCAAGATGGCTCAGGGCTCGAAGCCGGGCGAGGGCGGCCAGCTGCCCGGCCACAAGGTGTCCGACCTCATCGCGAAGCTCCGGCACACCCAGCCGGGTGTCGCGCTCATCTCCCCCCCGCCCCACCACGACATCTACTCGATCGAGGACCTCGCACAGCTCATCTACGACCTCAAGCAGGTCAACCCGTTCGCGACCGTGAGCGTGAAGCTCGTGTCGTGCGCCGGGGTGGGCACCGTCGCCGCGGGCGTCGTGAAGGGGCTGGCCGACGCCGTTCAGATCGCCGGCGCGGACGGCGGCACGGGGGCGTCGCCGCTGTCGTCGATCAAGCACGCCGGCCTGCCCTGGGAGCTCGGCCTCGCCGAGACCCAGCAGACCCTCGTCGCGAACGGCCTGCGCGGCCGGGTCCGGGTGCAGGTCGACGGCGGGTTCAAGACCGGCCGTGACGTCCTGCTCGCCGCCCTGCTCGGCGCCGACGAGTACGGCTTCGGGACGGCCGCACTGCTCGCCGAGGGTTGCATAATGGCGCGCGCCTGCCACCGCGACACCTGCCCGGTCGGCGTGGCCACGCAGCGCACCGACCTGCGCGAGAAGTACCGCGGCACGCCGGAGATGGTGGCGGCCTACCTGCTGTTCGTGGCTGAGGAGGTCCGGCGAGGGCTCGCGGCGATGGGCCTGCGGTCCATGGAGGAGGCGGTCGGGCGCGTGGACCTGCTCCGGCGCCGCGAGCTCGACCACGAGGCCAGCCGGGCCCTGTCCCTCGACCCGAGCCCCTTGCTCGTCGTCCCGGACGGCGACGTCCGCTCGTACGCGACCTCCCTGCCGCTGCAGGCGCCGCGCAGCGCGCTCGGCGACCAGGTCTTCGACGACGCGTTCGAGTCGCTGTGGGACGGCACGCTGCTCAACCTCAAGTACGACATCGGCAACGCCGACCGGACCGTCGGCGCACGCCTCGGCGGCGCGGTGGGGCTCGAGTTCGGTGAGGAGACGAAGCCGCCGGGCAGCGTGAGCGTGCGCTTCTCCGGTCAGGCCGGCCAGAGCTTCGGCGCCTTCCTCTCCCACGGGGTCGAGTTCGTGCTCACCGGCGAGGCCAACGACTACGTCGGCAAGGGCATGGCCGGTGGGCGCATCGTCATCCGCCCGCCGGACGACGACGCGGGCAACCCCGTCCTGCTCGGCAACACCGTGCTCTACGGCGCCACCGGGGGCGAGCTCTTCGCGGCCGGCCGCGCCGGCGAGCGGTTCGCGGTGCGCAACTCCGGGGCATGGGCCGTCGTCGAAGGGGTCGGCGAGCACGCCTGCGAGTACATGACCGGCGGCGTCGTCGTCATCCTCGGGCCCACGGGGTTCAACGTCGGCGCCGGGATGACCGGCGGGGAGTGCTACGCGCTCGACGCGACGTCGGAGATCCTCGCGCGGGTGAACGGTCAGCTCGTCGAGGCCCGCCGCCCGGACAGCGTCCAGCTCGCGCGGCTGCGCGAGCTCGTGAGCCGCCACGCCGAGCGCACCGGCTCCGTACGGGCCGTCGCGCTGCTCGACGACTGGGACCGCCAGTCGATGGCCTTCTGGCGCGTCGCACCCCGCGGGGAGATGGCCCGTGTCGAGATGGCGCACGAAGGCTCGGTGGGCGCGCCGGCGTAG
- a CDS encoding glutaredoxin domain-containing protein: MDSVILYWRPMCGYCEVLKRDLARHGVAFTDVDIWRDRDKAEIVRAATGGDEIVPTVQVGERFFVNPTAAEVLAAAKAA; the protein is encoded by the coding sequence ATGGACTCCGTGATCCTGTACTGGCGGCCGATGTGCGGGTACTGCGAGGTCCTGAAGCGGGACCTCGCCCGGCATGGCGTCGCCTTCACCGACGTCGACATCTGGCGAGACCGCGACAAGGCGGAGATCGTGCGCGCCGCCACCGGCGGGGACGAGATCGTGCCGACCGTGCAGGTCGGTGAGCGCTTCTTCGTGAACCCCACCGCCGCCGAGGTGCTCGCCGCCGCGAAAGCCGCGTAA